A single Sutterella megalosphaeroides DNA region contains:
- the lpxC gene encoding UDP-3-O-acyl-N-acetylglucosamine deacetylase, giving the protein MTYFKQRTLGEAVETVGIGLHSGRKVKLRLLPAAPDTGIVYRRTDIDPPVDIPAQPLNVNDTRMATTVNIGSTAVSTIEHLMSALSGLGVDNCVIEVTAPEIPIMDGSGASFVFLLHSAGIVEQDAPKKFVKVIAPVEVREGDKWARLEPHMGYKLSFSIAFGHPAIDATEQFSEVDFSKTTYEQAVARNRTFGFVQDVEMLRRLGLAQGGSLGNAIVMDEYRILNPEGLREGDEFVKHKILDAMGDLYVLGRPLLAHYRAHKSGHALNNLLLRELLKKPECWTEVVFENDRDCPVDFWLQKAKAPKSARC; this is encoded by the coding sequence ATGACCTACTTCAAGCAACGCACCTTGGGCGAAGCCGTCGAAACCGTCGGCATCGGGCTGCATTCGGGCCGCAAGGTGAAGTTGCGGCTTCTCCCGGCGGCGCCCGACACGGGGATCGTCTATCGCCGCACCGACATCGATCCGCCCGTCGACATTCCGGCTCAACCCCTCAACGTGAACGACACCCGCATGGCGACCACCGTCAACATCGGGTCGACGGCCGTTTCGACGATCGAACACCTGATGAGCGCCCTGAGCGGTCTCGGGGTCGACAACTGCGTGATCGAAGTCACCGCTCCCGAAATTCCGATCATGGACGGCTCGGGCGCAAGTTTCGTCTTTCTGCTCCATTCGGCGGGCATCGTCGAGCAGGACGCGCCGAAGAAGTTCGTGAAGGTGATCGCCCCCGTCGAAGTGCGCGAAGGCGACAAGTGGGCGCGGCTTGAGCCTCACATGGGCTACAAGCTCTCCTTCTCGATCGCGTTCGGGCACCCCGCAATCGACGCGACGGAACAGTTCTCGGAGGTCGACTTCTCGAAGACGACCTACGAGCAGGCCGTGGCGCGCAACCGCACGTTCGGCTTCGTGCAGGACGTGGAAATGTTGCGTCGCCTCGGGCTCGCCCAGGGGGGCTCGCTCGGCAACGCGATCGTCATGGACGAGTACCGCATCCTCAACCCCGAGGGGCTGCGCGAAGGGGACGAATTCGTGAAGCACAAGATCCTTGACGCCATGGGAGACCTCTACGTGCTCGGTCGTCCGCTCCTCGCGCACTACCGTGCTCACAAGTCGGGGCACGCGCTCAACAACCTCTTGCTTCGCGAACTCCTCAAAAAGCCCGAGTGCTGGACGGAAGTGGTCTTCGAAAACGACCGGGACTGCCCGGTCGACTTCTGGCTCCAGAAGGCGAAAGCCCCGAAATCCGCCCGTTGTTAA
- the secA gene encoding preprotein translocase subunit SecA, giving the protein MFDELLTKIFGSRNDRLIKQYRRQCEAINKLEPAMKALSDEELQAKTGEFRERIAKGETTDQLLPEAFAVVREAAVRVLGMRHYDVQLIGGMVLNDGKIAEMRTGEGKTLTATLAVYLNALPGKGCHVVTVNDYLASRDADWMGRLYNWLGLSVGKILTQQDTETKKAAYAADITYGTNNEFGFDYLRDNMEYDVANRRQRGLYYAIVDEVDSILIDEARTPLIISGPANDNTDLYRAINEIPPLLTRQAEEKGEGDYWVDEKAHQVYISESGHEKLEAILSERGLVAEGESLYSPKNIILMHHLMASLKAHNLFKRDQHYVVQNGEIVIVDEFTGRLMPGRRWSEGLHQAVEAKEGVRIQQENQTMASITFQNYFRMYEKLSGMTGTADTEAYEFQDIYGLETVVVPTHRKMVRVDEQDKVYRTVAEKYRAIIEDVKACHAKGQPVLLGTTSIENSEVLSQLLTKEGIEHNVLNAKQHEKEAQIVLEAGRSGIVTIATNMAGRGTDIVLGGGINKHIDDVRNDETLTEAERELRIAKLKADWQVEHDRVVAAGGLRIIGSERHESRRIDNQLRGRAGRQGDPGSSCFYLSMEDQLLRIFGGERMRAIADRLKLEEGVAIESKMLTRMIESAQRKVEGRNYDIRKQLLEFDDVQNDQRHEIYGLRNEILESSDCSEMVKNLREGYFRDLFRSFVPADTVEEQWDLPGLTAKLTNDFGIDIDLQKMLDASDSTTDEDLLEALVAKVNELYGAKETLVGHDAFTAFARSVLLQVIDQLWRQHIAALDALRQGIYLRGYAQKQPKQEYKREAFTMFEQLLDSIRETLVSVLMHVEIKMPEEAQEATDTAIAMGEQTAAEAADPAAGRHEGGSALDAMQADEAEMRRRFAHAGRNDPCPCGSGKKFKDCHGKLA; this is encoded by the coding sequence ATGTTTGACGAACTCCTTACCAAAATCTTCGGCAGCCGCAACGACCGCCTGATCAAGCAGTATCGCCGCCAGTGCGAAGCGATCAACAAGCTCGAACCCGCCATGAAGGCGCTCTCGGACGAGGAATTGCAGGCCAAGACCGGGGAATTCCGCGAACGCATCGCCAAGGGCGAAACGACGGACCAGCTCCTGCCCGAAGCGTTCGCCGTGGTGCGCGAAGCCGCGGTTCGCGTGCTCGGCATGCGCCACTACGACGTGCAGCTGATCGGCGGCATGGTGCTCAACGACGGCAAGATCGCCGAAATGCGCACGGGCGAAGGGAAGACCCTCACCGCGACGCTCGCCGTCTATCTCAACGCCCTTCCGGGCAAGGGCTGCCACGTCGTGACGGTGAACGACTACCTCGCTTCGCGCGACGCGGACTGGATGGGGCGCCTCTACAACTGGCTGGGCCTTTCCGTCGGCAAGATTCTCACGCAGCAGGACACCGAAACGAAGAAGGCTGCCTACGCGGCCGACATCACGTACGGCACGAACAACGAGTTCGGCTTCGACTACCTGCGCGACAACATGGAGTACGACGTCGCGAACCGTCGTCAGCGCGGTCTCTACTACGCGATCGTCGACGAAGTGGACTCGATCCTCATCGACGAAGCGCGCACGCCGCTCATCATCTCGGGGCCCGCGAACGACAACACGGACCTCTACCGCGCCATCAACGAAATTCCGCCGCTTTTGACGCGCCAGGCCGAAGAAAAGGGCGAGGGCGACTACTGGGTGGATGAAAAGGCCCATCAGGTCTACATCTCCGAAAGCGGTCACGAAAAGCTCGAGGCCATCCTCTCCGAGCGCGGCCTCGTCGCCGAAGGCGAATCGCTCTATTCGCCGAAGAACATCATCCTCATGCACCACCTGATGGCGTCCCTGAAGGCTCACAACCTCTTCAAGCGCGATCAGCACTACGTCGTGCAGAACGGCGAAATCGTCATCGTCGACGAGTTCACGGGCCGCCTGATGCCCGGCCGCCGTTGGAGCGAAGGCCTTCACCAGGCGGTCGAAGCCAAGGAAGGCGTGCGCATCCAGCAGGAAAATCAGACGATGGCTTCGATCACGTTCCAGAACTACTTCCGCATGTACGAGAAGCTCTCGGGCATGACGGGTACGGCGGACACCGAAGCCTATGAATTCCAGGACATCTACGGCCTCGAAACGGTGGTCGTCCCGACGCACCGCAAGATGGTCCGCGTCGACGAACAGGACAAGGTCTACCGTACGGTCGCCGAAAAGTACCGCGCCATCATCGAAGACGTGAAGGCCTGCCACGCCAAGGGGCAGCCCGTTCTGCTCGGCACGACCTCGATTGAAAATTCCGAAGTGCTCTCGCAGCTCCTCACGAAGGAAGGGATCGAGCACAACGTGCTCAACGCCAAGCAGCACGAAAAGGAAGCCCAGATCGTTCTAGAAGCCGGCCGTTCCGGCATCGTCACGATCGCGACCAACATGGCGGGGCGCGGCACTGACATCGTGCTCGGCGGCGGTATCAACAAGCACATCGACGACGTTCGCAACGACGAAACGCTCACCGAAGCCGAACGCGAACTGCGCATCGCCAAGCTCAAGGCCGACTGGCAGGTCGAACACGACCGCGTCGTCGCCGCGGGCGGCTTGCGCATCATCGGCTCCGAACGCCACGAGTCGCGCCGCATCGACAATCAGCTCCGCGGCCGTGCGGGCCGTCAGGGCGACCCGGGGAGCTCGTGCTTCTACCTCTCGATGGAAGATCAGCTTCTGCGCATCTTCGGCGGCGAACGCATGCGTGCGATTGCCGACCGCTTGAAGCTCGAAGAGGGTGTCGCGATCGAATCGAAGATGCTCACCCGCATGATCGAATCGGCGCAGCGCAAGGTCGAAGGCCGCAACTACGACATCCGCAAGCAGCTCCTCGAATTCGACGACGTTCAGAACGACCAGCGTCACGAGATCTACGGTCTCCGCAACGAAATCCTCGAATCCTCCGACTGCTCGGAAATGGTGAAGAACTTGCGCGAAGGGTACTTCCGCGACCTCTTCCGCTCGTTCGTGCCGGCCGACACGGTCGAAGAACAGTGGGACCTCCCGGGGCTCACCGCGAAGTTGACGAACGACTTCGGGATCGACATCGACCTCCAGAAGATGCTCGACGCCTCGGATTCGACCACGGACGAAGATCTGCTCGAAGCGCTCGTCGCGAAGGTGAACGAACTCTACGGCGCGAAGGAAACCCTGGTGGGGCACGACGCCTTCACCGCGTTCGCGCGCTCGGTTCTTCTGCAGGTGATCGACCAGCTCTGGCGTCAGCACATTGCCGCGCTCGACGCTCTGCGTCAGGGGATCTATCTGCGCGGCTACGCTCAGAAGCAGCCCAAGCAGGAGTACAAGCGCGAAGCGTTCACGATGTTCGAGCAGCTCCTCGACAGCATCCGCGAAACGCTCGTCTCGGTGCTCATGCACGTCGAAATCAAGATGCCCGAAGAGGCGCAGGAAGCGACCGACACGGCCATCGCGATGGGCGAACAGACGGCTGCGGAAGCGGCCGACCCCGCTGCGGGTCGCCACGAAGGCGGCAGCGCCCTCGACGCGATGCAGGCCGACGAAGCCGAAATGCGCCGCCGCTTCGCGCACGCGGGCCGCAACGATCCGTGCCCCTGCGGCTCCGGCAAGAAGTTCAAGGACTGCCACGGCAAGCTCGCCTGA
- the ftsZ gene encoding cell division protein FtsZ — translation MPFEILQEIDPLNTVIKVIGVGGGGGNAVEHMIAHGAKGIEFIAANTDHQALQRSKAHVNIQLGSTGLGAGARPEVGAAAAQEKREQVAEAIRGAHLLFITAGMGGGTGTGAAPVIAEIAKEMGILTVAVVTKPFSFEGARRMRTAELGIENLKDKVDSMIVILNEKLEEECPPNATMKECFETSNEVLYKACVGIAEIIHTPGTINVDFEDIKTVMGERGTAIIGLATASGPDRARVAAEKAIACPLLEGANLQGARGMLVYFTGNDSLTLAEIREAMGVLNTFVHKQATVIFGSALSEEMGDEVRVTVVATGLDRPFEAEPGPGSEQPVSSDVFVVSPGKPAAPSAPAVAPTDYPAKTFAEPQPQAPAVQPQPAAPGIAPAVPTPSMPQPAAPQAGQQSGSNGNPFSFGYTIPSYLRSGNN, via the coding sequence ATGCCTTTTGAAATCCTGCAGGAGATTGATCCGCTGAACACCGTGATCAAGGTGATCGGCGTCGGCGGTGGCGGCGGCAATGCCGTCGAACACATGATTGCGCACGGCGCCAAGGGTATTGAGTTCATTGCGGCCAATACCGACCACCAGGCCCTTCAGCGCTCGAAGGCTCACGTGAACATCCAGCTCGGCAGCACCGGGCTCGGCGCGGGCGCGCGTCCCGAAGTGGGCGCCGCTGCCGCGCAGGAAAAGCGCGAACAGGTGGCCGAAGCGATTCGCGGCGCTCACCTGCTCTTCATCACGGCCGGCATGGGCGGCGGCACCGGTACGGGTGCGGCTCCCGTCATTGCCGAGATTGCGAAGGAAATGGGCATCCTCACGGTGGCCGTCGTCACGAAGCCCTTCAGCTTCGAAGGCGCCCGCCGCATGCGTACGGCCGAACTCGGCATCGAGAACCTCAAGGACAAGGTCGACTCGATGATCGTCATCCTCAACGAAAAGCTCGAAGAGGAATGCCCGCCCAACGCGACGATGAAGGAATGCTTCGAAACGAGCAACGAAGTGCTCTACAAGGCCTGCGTCGGTATTGCGGAAATCATCCATACGCCGGGTACGATCAACGTCGACTTCGAAGACATCAAGACGGTGATGGGCGAACGCGGCACGGCGATCATCGGGCTCGCGACCGCGTCGGGTCCGGACCGCGCCCGCGTCGCCGCCGAAAAGGCGATTGCCTGTCCGTTGCTTGAAGGCGCCAACCTGCAGGGCGCCCGCGGCATGCTCGTCTACTTCACGGGCAACGACTCGCTCACGCTCGCGGAAATCCGCGAAGCCATGGGCGTTCTGAACACCTTCGTTCACAAGCAGGCGACGGTGATCTTCGGCTCGGCCCTCTCGGAAGAAATGGGCGACGAAGTGCGCGTCACGGTGGTGGCGACGGGTCTCGATCGACCGTTCGAAGCCGAACCCGGTCCCGGCTCGGAACAGCCCGTTTCTTCGGACGTGTTCGTCGTGTCCCCCGGCAAGCCTGCGGCGCCGAGCGCCCCCGCCGTTGCGCCGACCGACTACCCGGCGAAGACCTTTGCCGAACCGCAGCCTCAGGCGCCCGCCGTGCAGCCGCAGCCCGCGGCTCCGGGGATCGCGCCCGCCGTTCCGACGCCCTCGATGCCCCAGCCCGCCGCTCCGCAGGCCGGTCAGCAGTCGGGCTCGAACGGGAATCCCTTCTCTTTCGGCTACACGATTCCGAGCTACCTGCGCTCGGGCAACAACTAA